In Pyxicephalus adspersus chromosome 10, UCB_Pads_2.0, whole genome shotgun sequence, the DNA window atctggaatatgcagtccagttttgggcaccagttcacaaaaaggacattgtggaattggggagagagcagagaaggacaactaaactaataaaaggaatggaggagctcagatatgaggagagattagctgaactgaatctattctcccttgagaagagacgtataaggggggatatgatcaccctgtataaatatataaattgcggctccagagccacaggttgcagacccctgctttaggagaaagctggatgatttctagaagcacagaatataactggggattaaagctttaaagtaaagataacagagactgctgatccagggaacatccgattgccttatggaatcaagacggaattttttccttgttggagcaaattgtatcagggttttgccttccaactatgtcttatagggttttatatctgtgatatgtttatttccttagtgatggacttatgccttttttcaacctgacctactaggTAACTAtgacctgggttttttttttgcattaaaagaacataaaatgacCTAGGCTCTCCCAAAATTGGTGGCTGGAAGACAACCCCCACCAAAAAAGGTGGCTGGGGGAAAGCGGGTAGTAAGTGTGTGCCCCCTGTTGTCAATACCTTTCCTCCGCAATATGGGTACCCAACTAGGATACACGATCGCTTCCCCAAGTAGATGTGGGGGGTTTGTTAAGAAAGGTACAAGAAATAATGACAgtactaatattaatattctttatcCTAGATCAATCATACCATCCAGAGTTATAAAAGCATTGTCAATCATCATGATCAGTGCCCCAGCAATGTAAAGGATTCAATCACCACCGCTAAATGAAAGACCCCCAATCTGTAAATATTGATGGGAATCATTGCTTACATTTGCAGAATTATTATGAAAACCATCATAAATACATTCCGCAGGTGATTTATTCTGCTGGATTCCCACATTTATATCCAGTGCACATCCCACATATCTCTTATATCCGCTGTGGGTGTCACATGTAATGATTGACCATGGCTTTACAGTGCTGGATGATGCGATTGACAGGATGACATTGACAAATACATGCAGCAGTTTGCAAtgtattgttattactatttgtCCCAATAACATATTTTGTTTGTCACGGTATGTGTACTTTCCTTATTTCTATGTTTTAATCCATTCTCTGAATTTGTAAAGTCTGATATTACCAAATTTCTTCATCCAATGAACAATTGATACTATTGAATCATTATTACATTCATCCCCATTTCACTAGAGTCCACCAGAGATACAGCAAATGTTACCCTATAATGTAAATGCAATCATTTTGGATTATAATGCAAAGAATTCTGCACAAAGCAATTTTGTCTGGACATTAAACTGATTTCTGTTCtggtatgaacaaaaaaaatcataaaaatcataAGACATGCTGCTGGTGTCCCGATCACCAATATGGAAGATTCCTGTAAACAGATTAAGGTCAAGCAATAGCTCAGttcttaataatattataaggGAAACTCAGCTCTGGATATTGCAGCTAAAGTGCAGGCAGAGGGTAAAGGACTGGTCATCCATGTTCtttttcccattactgacttCCAATGACTATTCCATGTCTCCATATGGAGGCCACCATCTTCGAAGAGGCAGGGATCTGTCCTTCGTGTCAAAGTAGGCCCCCGTTGTCTAGTGATTTGATGACTGCCGGGgtaatggaggaggaggaagctcAGATCACAGAATGGATGAAACAGAAGCAAGGAGATCCGTGCACTGCAGATCCTCAGGTGctgcttcccctccagcaaggagaacagagagcaggACAGTGGTGACAACACCAAATATACTAAATCTGGGGACACTACTGGAGCGAGCACTGGAGATATACAGCAATGAGGGTACAGAACatgagtgcctaggcacaggaaatCACCTGCATATATGTCATAAATTTCCATGGGGAATGTGAACAAAATCTTTTAGGGTATGATCAATTTGCTTTAAAGAGGGCCTGTCACGATGACAAAAGCACGTTGGTGTGCAGAAATTCACATGTTAAGTAGgtaaaatgttttgctgaatCAGTTGGTGATATCCAGGAAAAATCACTCTGGGCATGGTGCAGCACCCGCGTCTCCTATGCCATGCAGCTTTCTGCTACCCAATGGGTGAGAAAATTCAACCCCGAAATAGTTTCTGTCCAAATCAGGTAATTTAAcccaatattttccttttgtagGAAGATAACATCAAGCTGTCCCACCTCAATAACAGAGAATATTTGGGGAGGTGGGGGGGTGCATGTCAAGGCAATTCCCCCAAATAATAACGACCTATCATATCACTTAGCTTCAATAAGGTAACCAAAGCAGTTTTTTATGGACCAGAGGCCAAACAATTTTGAAAACCCAATTTTTGGGGGTGTAGTCAGCACACTCTGCGGGGAACACTGTGAGCTTCCTGATTTAGACTAAAGCATGAACAATTTTTTTAGGGATCCATCAAATAAAAATCTAATCATTGTTTAATATGTATATAactaactttatattttattgtatatttacttATAGATGATCATTACTTTACTACCCCTCCTGTTCCTGGTGGGAGCAGCCAGAGGTAAGAAATACATCACCTTAATCATATATTCCATGAATGTACATATATtcttatagctctgacatataccacagtgctgtacagcgAACaggtcccatcagtctctgtacagaggagctgacactccaatgtcaccccacagtcacacactattattatacattgatatagctctgacatataccgtagtgctgtacagagaacactgagccagtcccatcagtctctgtacagaggagctgacactctaatatccccccacagtcacacactattattatacatatatatagctctgacatatactgcagtgttgtacagagaacactgagcagtcccaccagtctctgtacagaggagctgacactctaatgtccccccagtcacacactattatgaTCAATATGCTCATTGGAGAACAAACACAGTTTAAGATCTTACACCATGGATTaacaataaaacagatttctttGATGGGGATTTTCTTGTTCTGTTTTCAGGTGGAGAGGTCTGTTACTCCAGAATTGGGTGTTTTACAGACAATGCCCCCTGGGCTGGCACATTGGAAAGGGCGAGCGCCAAGTTACCCTGGGCCCCCGAGAAGATTAACACCCGATTCCTGCTCTGGACACGATCCAACAGCAATAACTTCCAGGTAAGGACAGTCAGGTCATATTATTCATCATGAAATTCAGATATCTTTACAAAATTTTAACCcagaaaattaatgtaaaatcaGGAGTCATAAGTAACGATAAGAGAAACTGAGAAatgtgaatttttctttttacaaaatccCAACATTGtcaaagaaaattgtatttttgacaGAATGCATTAAAGCCTGTGCCAAGCaactttttttggtaatataaaaTCCCATATAAAGAGAATTTTTCCAGAATTGCTCATAAAAGAAATCATTGGGTCTTAccatcaaatacatttaaattataggctggaaacaaattttaaaaaaatgctgttgtgGGGTAAtttgtgatggtcaggtgaccaaacacattttcttcctgtaaaatttatacattttatatttatttggagTTTTAACGCATACATATGGGGACAGGCCACGTGCACTTTTCTGTGGCCATTGGATGGAACTGCCAATGACTGAGCTGCATATCATCTGAATAATCCCTTAGTAGCATAGACCTGGCCCATTGATGAGTAATAACttgcttgtaaaatgtaaaataagacaacaaaatgcttttattcaaTCCAAGAAGCTCCTTGATGGACGTTCTGCCTAAATCTGGTCCCGATAATCTTGGATATTTAATAATTGACCCCTTTGTTGATCACCAGGACATTAGCGCTGTGAACCCCTCCACCATTTCCGCCTCAAACTTCAGGACGAGCAGGAAAACCCGATTCATCATTCACGGCTTCATCGATAAAGGTGAAGAGAGCTGGCTGAGTAACATGTGCAAGGTGAGTGCGGGAGAAATGATTGATAGGTGGCTTCCTATTTATTCATTTATCACCTAAGAGTTTATCTGAAATATTTCATATGCTGTGGATGAGATGTGGAAGAATTAACATTTACAANNNNNNNNNNNNNNNNNNNNNNNNNNNNNNNNNNNNNNNNNNNNNNNNNNNNNNNNNNNNNNNNNNNNNNNNNNNNNNNNNNNNNNNNNNNNNNNNNNNNNNNNNNNNNNNNNNNNNNNNNNNNNNNNNNNNNNNNNNNNNNNNNNNNNNNNNNNNNNNNNNNNNNNNNNNNNNNNNNNNNNNNNNNNNNNNNNNNNNNNNNNNNNNNNNNNNNNNNNNNNNNNNNNNNNNNNNNNNNNNNNNNNNNNNNNNNNNNNNNNNNNNNNNNNNNNNNNNNNNNNNNNNNNNNNNNNNNNNNNNNNNNNNNNNNNNNNNNNNNNNNNNNNNNNNNNNNNNNNNNNNNNNNNNNNNNNNNNNNNNNNNNNNNNNNNNNNNNNNNNNNNNNNNNNNNNNNNNNNNNNNNNNNNNNNNNNNNNNNNNNNNNNNNNNNNNNNNNNNNNNNNNNNNNNNNNNNNNNNNNNNNNNNNNNNNNNNNNNNNNNNNNNNNNNNNNNNNNNNNNNNNNNNNNNNNNNNNNNNNNNNNNNNNNNNNNNNNNNNNNNNNNNNNNNNNNNNNNNNNNNNNNNNNNNNNNNNNNNNNNNNNNNNNNNNNNNNNNNNNNNNNNNNNNNNNNNNNNNNNNNNNNNNNNNNNNNNNNNNNNNNNNNNNNNNNNNNNNNNNNNNNNNNNNNNNNNNNNNNNNNNNNNNNNNNNNNNNNNNNNNNNNNNNNNNNNNNNNNNNNNNNNNNNNNNNNNNNNNNNNNNNNNNNNNNNNNNNNNNNNNNNNNNNNNNNNNNNNNNNNNNNNNNNNNNNNNNNNNNNNNNNNNNNNNNNNNNNNNNNNNNNNNNNNNNNNNNNNNNNNNNNNNNNNNNNNNNNNNNNNNNNNNNNNNNNNNNNNNNNNNNNNNNNNNNNNNNNNNNNNNNNNNNNNNNNNNNNNNNNNNNNNNNNNNNNNNNNNNNNNNNNNNNNNNNNNNNNNNNNNNNNNNNNNNNNNNNNNNNNNNNNNNNNNNNNNNNNNNNNNNNNNNNNNNNNNNNNNNNNNNNNNNNNNNNNNNNNNNNNNNNNNNNNNNNNNNNNNNNNNNNNNNNNNNNNNNNNNNNNNNNNNNNNNNNNNNNNNNNNNNNNNNNNNNNNNNNNNNNNNNNNNNNNNNNNNNNNNNNNNNNNNNNNNNNNNNNNNNNNNNNNNNNNNNNNNNNNNNNNNNNNNNNNNNNNNNNNNNNNNNNNNNNNNNNNNNNNNNNNNNNNNNNNNNNNNNNNNNNNNNNNNNNNNNNNNNNNNNNNNNNNNNNNNNNNNNNNNNNNNNNNNNNNNNNNNNNNNNNNNNNNNNNNNNNNNNNNNNNNNNNNNNNNNNNNNNNNNNNNNNNNNNNNNNNNNNNNNNNNNNNNNNNNNNNNNNNNNNNNNNNNNNNNNNNNNNNNNNNNNNNNNNNNNNNNNNNNNNNNNNNNNNNNNNNNNNNNNNNNNNNNNNNNNNNNNNNNNNNNNNNNNNNNNNNNNNNNNNNNNNNNNNNNNNNNNNNNNNNNNNNNNNNNNNNNNNNNNNNNNNNNNNNNNNNNNNNNNNNNNNNNNNNNNNNNNNNNNNNNNNNNNNNNNNNNNNNNNNNNNNNNNNNNNNNNgaggaccctgccccgaagagcttacaatctagggggtgggggaagtatcacacaatagtagaggagatatggaatggtgggaagtagtgagggtttaggagacagaaggagtcgggtaggtgaggttgaagcgttgggtttgaGGGATCTTTTAGATGGCAGAAAGtggaagcaagctgaataggatgaggaagaccattccagagagtcggggcagctctcgaaaagtcttggagccgtgcgtgtgatgaggttatgagtgaggaagtcataggTTGGTCATTGGAGGAAGGAAGAGAGCaactagggggggatttttcgggtcagaaaggtaagtgggacaagaactgtggagggatttaaagtcAAAGCACAGGAGAATAATTTGATTCCAAGATGAAATAGAAGCCAgtgttattaacctccctagtggtaatcccgagttaCACTCacggtcgcttttaactaaaaaaaccccacttaccttgttctgtcgctctcccccggcgtcctgctggtccctgcaggtcctggggacacgtcctgctcctcacATCTCCAGCTGCGGAGTGCAGGGATGAGATCTACGGGTTTCCGAGTGATGTCagtacatgcgttggtgcggtCGAGAGGAaaggcaggaaattcaaatcattttatatttgattCAACACAaattagctgtattgagtccaattttttttaacagatttttgtgttttgttgtttagagtttattattaaatttattaaatatcaatgagttatgcctaagaattacagcctacaatgaaaaatacatttccatgcaaaaaattgtaccgctttttgcatggaaattttgagggaattagaccgctaggNNNNNNNNNNNNNNNNNNNNNNNNNNNNNNNNNNNNNNNNNNNNNNNNNNNNNNNNNNNNNNNNNNNNNNNNNNNNNNNNNNNNNNNNNNNNNNNNNNNNNNNNNNNNNNNNNNNNNNNNNNNNNNNNNNNNNNNNNNNNNNNNNNNNNNNNNNNNNNNNNNNNNNNNNNNNNNNNNNNNNNNNNNNNNNNNNNNNNNNNNNNNNNNNNNNNNNNNNNNNNNNNNNNNNNNNNNNNNNNNNNNNNNNNNNNNNNNNNNNNNNNNNNNNNNNNNNNNNNNNNNNNNNNNNNNNNNNNNNNNNNNNNNNNNNNNNNNNNNNNNNNNNNNNNNNNNNNNNNNNNNNNNNNNNNNNNNNNNNNNNNNNNNNNNNNNNNNNNNNNNNNNNNNNNNNNNNNNNNNNNNNNNNNNNNNNNNNNNNNNNNNNNNNNNNNNNNNNNNNNNNNNNNNNNNNNNNNNNNNNNNNNNNNNNNNNNNNNNNNNNNNNNNNNNNNNNNNNNNNNNNNNNNNNNNNNNNNNNNNNNNNNNNNNNNNNNNNNNNNNNNNNNNNNNNNNNNNNNNNNNNNNNNNNNNNNNNNNNNNNNNNNNNNNNNNNNNNNNNNNNNNNNNNNNNNNNNNNNNNNNNNNNNNNNNNNNNNNNNNNNNNNNNNNNNNNNNNNNNNNNNNNNNNNNNNNNNNNNNNNNNNNNNNNNNNNNNNNNNNNNNNNNNNNNNNNNNNNNNNNNNNNNNNNNNNNNNNNNNNNNNNNNNNNNNNNNNNNNNNNNNNNNNNNNNNNNNNNNNNNNNNNNNNNNNNNNNNNNNNNNNNNNNNNNNNNNNNNNNNNNNNNNNNNNNNNNNNNNNNNNNNNNNNNNNNNNNNNNNNNNNNNNNNNNNNNNNNNNNNNNNNNNNNNNNNNNNNNNNNNNNNNNNNNNNNNNNNNNNNNNNNNNNNNNNNNNNNNNNNNNNNNNNNNNNNNNNNNNNNNNNNNNNNNNNNNNNNNNNNNNNNNNNNNNNNNNNNNNNNNNNNNNNNNNNNNNNNNNNNNNNNNNNNNNNNNNNNNNNNNNNNNNNNNNNNNNNNNNNNNNNNNNNNNNNNNNNNNNNNNNNNNNNNNNNNNNNNNNNNNNNNNNNNNNNNNNNNNNNNNNNNNNNNNNNNNNNNNNNNNNNNNNNNNNNNNNNNNNNNNNNNNNNNNNNNNNNNNNNNNNNNNNNNNNNNNNNNNNNNNNNNNNNNNNNNNNNNNNNNNNNNNNNNNNNNNNNNNNNNNNNNNNNNNNNNNNNNNNNNNNNNNNNNNNNNNNNNNNNNNNNNNNNNNNNNNNNNNNNNNNNNNNNNNNNNNNNNNNNNNNNNNNNNNNNNNNNNNNNNNNNNNNNNNNNNNNNNNNNNNNNNNNNNNNNNNNTCCTCCTTAATATTAAACCCTTTAATAGCCTTGGGACATTTGTGGATAAGAAATGGTGCAGCAATCATGTCCCATACCCCCTGTCCTGTCCAttaaaggtcctctggaatctagCTTGCTAGCGAAGGAAGGCGGCAAAAAGTGAACCAATGGTAGAAAGGGCCATCATTAAAGTAGGGGCCTCGTTTGCAGTGGTCTTTGAGTGGGAAGCTTATTTGTAAACCCCAGATATCCACCCATCACCCTGAGAAATGCAAGGGGAACATACTACCCATTACCAATATGGGTAAATGAACCCTAGAAACAAACACAAgggtaaaatatattgttatttttataattgcacTTATCCTTGCAAGGTCTAGCAATGTCTATATAGTGTCCCGTGATAATATAATTTCTAGGACCAAACACACCACATCCCTTTTTCATTACTAatcaaacaaaatgaatattggGATTTAGTGTCCTATAATACCTATTTCTGCTACTTGCTATAGTCTGACAGGAGCTCCTCCTATATGGATAGAGCTCCTGTCATTCAGTTCAGCCAGGGAAGTcgaggacagctgtcctcagctaTACTCTTGTGTGATTGGTTGAATGCATTTAAACCTAGATGATGTTTTGGTGTGTTTGGAATcagacaaatgttttaattttgtaaaattaagtttttattaaTACTGAGATGTTGTGTGCATACAGGTCTGGATCCAGCTGAACCCTATTTCCAGGGTACCCCAATCGAGGTCAGACTGGACCCTTCAGATGCCGCTTTTGTTGATGTCATCCACACAGATGCTGCTCCTATGATCCCTAATATTGGTCTGTATACTATCTATTCATTCCATGCTTATCCTACTGTCCtcaatatctatatttatttgtattggctAACTTGACACAAATATTCCCACCTGAATATCAGTATATCTGCATGTTGCAGTAATGTGCACTATAATGCATGTACAATATTGCACCACTGTGATCGGGAGAATCTGAGAGGACTTCTTCAAACTCTTATACAGATCCTGACCCACTTCTGGTCTGTAAGTATAGAAGTAGACAATGCCAGTGTACTAACTGATCTTTTCTACATCCATTTTCTGACTATTATAATCATACCATCCATTCCACCATTGCATGAAGCAATACACTCCCTGGGTTGGTGTTCATATTTTTTAACCAAGATGAAATGTGAGGAAGTAGGAGATGCATATATAATGGTACAATGCCATTTACTGTGTTTCCATGTCTGCAGGTCTCGGAATGAGTCAGGTGGTCGGACATTTGGACTTTTTCCCTAATGGGGGAGAGGAAATGCCAGGATGTAGCAAGAACGCCCTGTCCCAGATTGTGGACCTCGATGGTATCTGGCAAGGTAATACAGCCGATTCATTGGGCAATgcacacaatacacacaatactgtacagaggagctgacactctaatgtctccccacagtcacacactattattatacatttatatagctctgacatataccatagtgctgtacagagaacactgagccagNNNNNNNNNNNNNNNNNNNNNNNNNNNNNNNNNNNNNNNNNNNNNNNNNNNagtcacacactattattatacatttatatagctctgacatataccgcagtgctgtacagagaactctgagccagtcccatcagtcactgtatagaggagctgacactctaatgtccccccacagtcacacactattattatacattatatagctCTGagatataccatagtgctgtacagagaacactgagccagtcctgtCATcctctgtacaaaggagctgacactctaatgtccccccatagtcacacactattattatacatttatatagctctgacatatatcacagtgctgtacagagaacactgagccagccccatcagtctctgtatagAGGAGCTGACACGCTAATGTCCCCCCcaaagtcacacactattattatacgtttatatagctctgacatataccacagtgctgtacagagaacactaagcCAATCTCATTattctctgtacagaggagctgacactctccAGCACATTAAGTGATTTTGTTATCAGGTGATGGATTTGTTTCCTTCCAGGAACTCGGGATTTCGTAGCCTGCAATCACCTGAGAAGCTACAAATACTACACAGAGAGTATCCTGAAACGTGACGGCTTTGTTGGTTATCCTTCCTCCACCTACAGCGTGTTCTCCTCTGTGAGTCATTCATGCAATGGTCTGCTGTGTGTTGCCCCTTTCTGTGTTCTACAGCCTCCACATTGGGTGCTTTTATCATGCAGGTTAATTCTGTGTCCCTCCTATGGGGGTCCTAACAGCCGGGGTGCCTACATACCATAATATCAATAGGGCCCATCCTGCAACCTCATACATTACATATAATACACTAAACAGACCTAAAGGTGCAAGCTGCTGTTCATTTTGGAACTAGTACTGACTTGGCCAAATCTCTGAAGCCAAAGACAACCACCCTGGTGTTCAAGGTTCAAGTTGAGTTTCCAGGAGAAATTACCTGTGTGGCTGTCAATTGCCCACTTATGGGTAAAGTAATGGCTGATACTGGGAAGTTTTATTTTGGTCAGAGATATTGATATTTTGTGGTCTAACTGCAATACTAGAATTCACCAGCAGGTGGCAAGGactctgtatttgtatttctgaagGGCTGTGAGATGGTGGGAAATCTCTGTGCTCATGAACAGGTGTTTCCAGGAGTCTTCTTTACTTATAATGGTTTGGCTTTGTCATCAGGGCACCGGATTTCCATGTCCAAGCGGTGGATGCCCCTTGATGGGTCACTATGCTGATTCTTACAAAGGGATCACTTCCTCCAGCCAGAGGTTCTACTTGAACACCGGAGACCAGACCAACTCCTTCGCACGTATGTGTTCTTCagatgtatataatgtatataattacaCTGTCTAAGATGGCCAGAAAAATAGAAACCCCGCATTAAATACATCTCATTTTCCATCAAAGACGATGGAAGCCCCTCAGAATGGGCACAGCCGGGGTACAGACCCTGGAACTCAGCACAGGAGTGGCAAGGGCCCCTTATCATGGGTCCcccatattttgtatatccccCTGTCATGGGTTCCGCACAATGCTGTTCAGTGAcaattacaggtcttgtcccctCTTCCCCAGAACTTCCAAATCCAGGTTGATTTTAACAATAATCTGATTTGATCTGactctttttatgttttgctcACCACTACTTGTGGACAAATACTAATTAAAGATCTAGGATTTggtattctgctttaaatttgatttacagaatggcatttttttttcacttgtgacatgttcctaCGAGTCCCCCTGAACACATgcgttcccaccatccctgcatgGAGTTCTCAGgtctgtgtccattatgaggagTTCCCTCCATCTAGGTTGGATTTTTCCGGCTTTCATCTTTTTTCTCCATCCTGTAGTCATTTCTTCTGAATTGGTGTCATTGTTTCAGGTTGGCGTTACAAGGTGACCGTGCTGATCTCTGGATCACTGAACGTGGAGGGATATTTCCGTGTCTCTCTCTATGGAGTCAATGGAAACACTCGTCAATATCAGATCTACAAGTAAGTAAACATTTGGCTTTGCACTTTTATTTATCTAGTGATGAGAGAtattaagacatttatttttgcagaagtttTGTCATGATCAACACATcttgtgctctatttataaatttttccCCTGACAATTTACCTATAgtatttatttcctattcatttcctattgtgacagctgtgcacttttaagaattggccactaggtggcagaacgagtcattgttttaataggaactaaaAGGAGAAGTGAGATCCGACCATCTGTGAGCAAATTTCTGACAAATTGACTGGGggatacatttataaacagagccaAACAGTGCAAAGCCCCTAAATTTAATAATATCAACAAAATTGCTGGAAAGGGGGAGGTGTCAGGAGGACttgtgggaacatgtcacaaatGAAACAACATGCAGTTTTGTAAACTAAAGTTAAAGCAGCAATACTTAAATCTAAAATTGGTATTTGTCCCAAGTAGTGATTAGCAAAATGGAGGTGGATCAAATCTGGTTTGATTTATTGAGAAATCAATCTGGAGAAATTCTGGGGGAGGGACAAGGTCTGAAATTGCTACTGAACAGCAGCAGAGAACCAATCAGGTCCTCTTCTCTGCCAGACCGGAATCTGTGCCAAAGCTGTTAGAGCTGCGCCCTCTAGCAGGTGATGCGGTATTACCTGGGACACAGAGTCCAAGCATCCCCTGGTCTTTAAGGGGTAATGGGCCGGTAACC includes these proteins:
- the LOC140339190 gene encoding pancreatic triacylglycerol lipase-like (The sequence of the model RefSeq protein was modified relative to this genomic sequence to represent the inferred CDS: added 244 bases not found in genome assembly), producing the protein MIITLLPLLFLVGAARGGEVCYSRIGCFTDNAPWAGTLERASAKLPWAPEKINTRFLLWTRSNSNNFQDISAVNPSTISASNFRTSRKTRFIIHGFIDKGEESWLSNMCKTMLQVEDVNCICVDWVGGSRTLYSQAANNIRVVGAEVAYFVDTLQNNFGYSPSNVHVIGHSLGSHAAGEAGKRKRGIGRITGLDPAEPYFQGTPIEVRLDPSDAAFVDVIHTDAAPMIPNIGLGMSQVVGHLDFFPNGGEEMPGCSKNALSQIVDLDGIWQGTRDFVACNHLRSYKYYTESILKRDGFVGYPSSTYSVFSSGTGFPCPSGGCPLMGHYADSYKGITSSSQRFYLNTGDQTNSFARWRYKVTVLISGSLNVEGYFRVSLYGVNGNTRQYQIYKGYINTSKSYTTFIDVETNVGTLTNVKFVWNNNLINPLLPSLGASSIVVQDGRDGRSYKFCGSGTVREEILQTLSPC